In the genome of Mycobacterium kansasii ATCC 12478, one region contains:
- a CDS encoding alpha/beta fold hydrolase produces the protein MTTFDTRHRTTSINGLEVYFREAGNPRNPALLLLHGFPTSSHMFRNLIAALSDEYYLVAPDYIGFGNSAAPSVDEFRYSFDNLTEIVEGLVDKLGLQRFALYIQDYGAPIGLRIASRTPERVTALITQSGNAYLEGFTPFWDILFAHAKDREANAAGVRELLQPKSVRWQYTHGVPADRLARIAPETWQLDQAKLDRPGNDAVQLQLFWDYQFNLDGYPAYQQYLRTHQPPTLVTWGRNDEIFGPAGAEAYRRDLPEAEIHLLDAGHFALETHGAEITALIRDFLHRRL, from the coding sequence ATGACTACCTTCGACACCCGGCACCGGACTACGTCCATCAACGGCTTGGAGGTGTACTTCCGGGAGGCCGGCAATCCGCGAAACCCGGCTTTGCTCCTGCTGCACGGCTTCCCCACCAGCTCGCATATGTTCCGCAATCTCATCGCCGCGCTCTCCGACGAGTACTACCTGGTGGCTCCCGATTACATCGGCTTCGGCAATTCGGCCGCACCGTCGGTCGACGAGTTCCGCTATAGCTTCGACAATCTGACCGAGATCGTCGAAGGCCTCGTGGACAAGCTCGGCCTGCAGCGCTTTGCGCTCTACATCCAGGACTACGGAGCACCCATCGGGCTGCGGATCGCGAGCCGGACACCGGAGCGGGTGACGGCATTGATCACCCAGAGCGGCAATGCGTACCTGGAGGGTTTCACGCCGTTCTGGGACATCTTGTTCGCCCACGCCAAGGACCGGGAAGCCAACGCTGCCGGTGTTCGAGAACTGTTGCAGCCCAAGTCCGTCCGGTGGCAGTACACGCACGGCGTCCCGGCCGACCGGCTGGCCCGGATCGCGCCGGAAACGTGGCAACTCGACCAGGCGAAGTTGGACCGGCCGGGCAACGACGCGGTGCAGCTACAACTGTTCTGGGACTACCAGTTCAATCTCGACGGCTACCCGGCCTACCAGCAGTACCTCCGCACCCACCAGCCTCCGACTCTGGTGACGTGGGGCCGTAACGACGAAATCTTCGGACCAGCCGGGGCAGAAGCCTACCGACGTGACCTTCCCGAAGCCGAGATCCATCTGTTGGACGCCGGACACTTCGCGCTCGAGACCCACGGAGCTGAGATCACCGCGCTGATTCGCGATTTCCTGCACCGGCGTCTGTGA
- a CDS encoding PE family protein: MSFVVASTEMLEAAVSDLANVGSTIHVANAAAAFPTTSVLAAGADEVSAAIAALFNTHAQAYQSLSAQAASFHAQFIQTMNAGAGAYAAAEAANASPIQALFNAINEPTQVLLGRPLIGNGADGTAANPNGGAGGLLIGDGGKGYSQAAGSGLAGGNGGAAGLIGNGGHGGAGGSSATGAGGAGGSAGAGGLLFGNGGTGGGGGATTFAGSNGGNGGAAGNAGLFGSAGSGGGGGSATTGTGGHGGLAGNAGLFGSGGSGGEGGSATTGTGGAGGNGGTGGCLNGYGGLGGFGGDSASGTGGRAGAGGDAGLIGYGGVGGSGGNWDTGGSGGNGGAGGRGGWLLGDGGIGGASVAEGGNGGNAVLIGRGGPGGFGGIGGYGGNGGWLFGDGGSGGGGSDIVPNSTGGSGGNAGWLFGSGGDGGSAVTGGHGGAPGRAGLLIGNGGNAGAGSQNGMLVAGADGGWLFGNGGDGATSFNSAGADGGNGGLFGNGGNGGAGASGTVAGESGSNGGNGGNGGWLIGHGGHGGAGGNGSFFNVGNTPAGNGGNGGNGGAGGLLYGDGGAGGTGGTGGVGSLVPGGNGGNGGNGGNAKLIGDGGNGGNGGNGGFGTTFGTGGGGGKGGSGGSLVGVDGTSGKAGM, from the coding sequence ATGTCATTCGTAGTCGCAAGTACGGAGATGCTGGAGGCGGCGGTTTCGGATCTGGCCAATGTCGGTTCAACTATCCACGTGGCGAATGCGGCGGCAGCGTTCCCGACGACCTCGGTGCTGGCCGCCGGCGCCGATGAGGTATCTGCGGCCATTGCGGCACTGTTCAACACGCACGCCCAGGCCTACCAGTCCCTCAGCGCTCAAGCCGCGAGCTTCCACGCCCAATTCATACAGACCATGAACGCCGGAGCGGGCGCGTACGCGGCCGCCGAGGCCGCCAACGCATCGCCGATACAGGCCCTGTTCAACGCGATCAATGAGCCCACCCAGGTGTTGCTGGGGCGCCCGCTGATCGGCAACGGAGCCGACGGCACGGCGGCGAACCCCAACGGCGGGGCCGGCGGGTTGCTCATCGGCGACGGCGGCAAAGGCTACAGCCAAGCGGCGGGCAGCGGGCTGGCGGGCGGTAACGGCGGCGCTGCCGGATTGATCGGCAACGGCGGTCACGGCGGGGCCGGCGGCAGCAGCGCCACCGGCGCTGGCGGCGCTGGCGGCAGCGCCGGCGCCGGCGGGCTGCTCTTCGGCAACGGTGGGACCGGCGGTGGGGGCGGTGCGACCACCTTCGCCGGCAGCAACGGCGGCAACGGCGGGGCCGCCGGCAACGCCGGGCTGTTCGGCAGCGCCGGTTCTGGCGGCGGCGGCGGGAGCGCCACCACCGGCACCGGCGGACACGGCGGGCTCGCCGGCAACGCCGGGCTGTTCGGCAGCGGCGGTTCTGGCGGCGAGGGCGGGAGCGCCACCACCGGCACTGGTGGCGCGGGCGGCAATGGCGGAACCGGAGGCTGCCTGAACGGCTATGGCGGGCTTGGTGGGTTTGGCGGGGACTCCGCCAGCGGCACGGGCGGCCGCGCCGGGGCCGGCGGCGACGCCGGGCTGATTGGCTACGGCGGTGTCGGGGGAAGCGGTGGAAACTGGGACACCGGAGGCTCTGGCGGTAACGGTGGAGCCGGTGGCCGCGGCGGGTGGCTGTTGGGCGACGGCGGGATTGGCGGCGCCAGCGTTGCCGAAGGCGGAAACGGCGGCAACGCCGTACTGATCGGCAGGGGCGGACCCGGCGGATTCGGTGGTATCGGCGGCTACGGCGGCAACGGCGGGTGGCTGTTCGGCGACGGCGGCAGCGGCGGCGGCGGCAGTGACATCGTCCCCAACAGCACCGGCGGCAGTGGCGGAAATGCCGGGTGGCTCTTCGGCAGCGGCGGTGACGGTGGCTCCGCCGTCACAGGTGGCCACGGCGGCGCGCCCGGCAGGGCGGGGCTGCTGATCGGCAACGGCGGCAACGCCGGCGCGGGGTCGCAAAATGGAATGTTGGTGGCAGGAGCTGACGGCGGATGGCTGTTCGGCAACGGCGGAGACGGCGCGACCAGCTTCAACTCGGCGGGTGCTGACGGCGGTAACGGCGGACTATTCGGCAACGGCGGCAACGGCGGGGCCGGCGCAAGTGGGACGGTAGCCGGCGAGAGCGGAAGCAACGGCGGCAACGGTGGCAACGGTGGGTGGCTGATCGGCCATGGTGGGCACGGTGGAGCCGGTGGCAACGGAAGCTTCTTCAACGTGGGCAACACGCCAGCCGGTAATGGCGGTAACGGCGGCAACGGCGGAGCCGGCGGCCTGCTGTACGGCGACGGCGGGGCAGGCGGGACCGGCGGCACCGGCGGAGTCGGATCCCTGGTGCCCGGCGGTAACGGCGGTAACGGCGGCAATGGCGGCAACGCGAAGTTAATCGGCGACGGCGGTAATGGCGGTAACGGCGGTAACGGCGGGTTTGGAACTACTTTCGGGACCGGTGGTGGCGGCGGTAAAGGCGGCAGCGGTGGGTCGTTGGTCGGCGTCGACGGAACGTCCGGTAAGGCCGGCATGTGA
- a CDS encoding LLM class flavin-dependent oxidoreductase: MRFSYAEALTNPAFYIPLAQAAEAAGYSSMTIADSLAYPYQSDSKYPYTPDGNREFLEDKEVIETFVLTAALGAVTTTLRFNFFVLKLPVRPPALVAKQAGSLAALIGNRVGLGVGTSPWPEDYELMGVPFAKRGKRIDECIEIVKGLTTGDYFEFHGDFYDIPKTKMSPAPTQPIPILVGGHADAALRRAARLDGWMHGGGTSAEELDRLIARVKRFRDEQGKTGPFEIHVISMDAYTTDGVKRLEDKGVTDVIVGFRWPYVKGPDTEPLEQKIRHLERYAEKVIAKV, from the coding sequence GTGCGGTTCAGCTATGCAGAGGCACTGACCAACCCGGCGTTCTATATTCCGCTGGCTCAGGCCGCCGAAGCTGCCGGCTACAGCAGCATGACGATCGCCGACAGCCTGGCCTACCCGTACCAGTCCGACTCGAAGTACCCCTACACCCCGGACGGCAATCGGGAATTCCTGGAAGACAAGGAGGTCATCGAGACCTTCGTCCTGACGGCCGCGTTGGGCGCGGTGACCACGACGCTGCGGTTCAACTTCTTTGTGCTCAAGCTACCCGTCCGGCCGCCGGCACTGGTGGCCAAGCAAGCGGGTTCGCTGGCAGCGCTGATCGGCAACCGGGTGGGGCTCGGCGTGGGCACCAGCCCGTGGCCGGAGGACTACGAGCTGATGGGCGTGCCGTTTGCCAAGCGGGGCAAGCGAATTGACGAATGCATCGAAATCGTCAAGGGGCTCACCACCGGAGACTACTTCGAATTCCACGGCGACTTCTACGACATCCCGAAGACCAAGATGAGTCCCGCTCCCACCCAGCCGATCCCGATCCTGGTGGGCGGCCACGCCGATGCCGCCCTGCGGCGCGCGGCACGCCTGGACGGCTGGATGCACGGCGGCGGCACCAGCGCTGAAGAACTCGACCGACTTATCGCCCGTGTCAAGAGGTTTCGTGACGAGCAGGGGAAGACCGGCCCGTTTGAGATCCATGTGATCTCGATGGACGCCTACACCACGGACGGTGTCAAGCGGCTCGAGGACAAGGGCGTCACCGACGTCATCGTGGGTTTCCGCTGGCCCTACGTCAAGGGGCCCGACACCGAGCCCCTGGAGCAAAAGATCCGTCACCTCGAACGGTATGCGGAGAAGGTGATCGCCAAAGTCTAG
- a CDS encoding fumarylacetoacetate hydrolase family protein, with product MKWVTYRSDDGERAGVLSGDTIYALPPGSALLDLLGGGADGLRTAGEAALRAPAAVVGLADVSLTAPIPRPPSIRDSLCFLDHMRNCQQAMGGGRVLADTWYRIPAFYFACPATVLGPYDDAPTAPGSAWQDFELEIAAVIGTGGTDLTVEQAEQSIVGYTIFNDWSARDLQMLEGQLRIGQAKGKDSGVTLGPYLVTPDELEPYRRGGRLHLQVTALVNDTVIGTGSTGAMDWTFGEVISYASRGVLLRPGDVFGSGTVPTCTLVEHLGDLESFPGWLHEGDVVTLRAEGLGETRQTVRVSKPPHPLMPRRNPDAPPARARVNRAPARVPYTRGLHEVADRVWAWTLPDGGYGWSNAGLVAGDGASLLVDTLFDLALTREMLDAMKPITDRAPITDALITHSNGDHTHGNQLLDPSVRIIAAQGTAEEIAHGMHPEMLARLQTADLGPVATGYARDRFGHFGFGGITVRNADQTFERQLTIEVGGRRVELLNLGPAHTAADSVVHVPEAGVLFAGDLLFIGCTPIVWSGPIENWIAACDAMIALEPSVVVPGHGPVTDSDGIRAVRGYLVHISEQAEAAYRKGLSFVEAVDIIDLGEYATWLDSERVVVNIYQRYRELDPATPRQELLGLLTMQAEWLANR from the coding sequence ATGAAGTGGGTGACCTACCGCAGCGACGACGGCGAACGGGCCGGCGTGCTCTCCGGCGACACGATCTATGCGCTGCCACCGGGATCGGCGCTGCTCGACCTGCTCGGCGGGGGCGCCGACGGGCTGCGCACGGCCGGCGAGGCCGCGTTGCGGGCACCGGCTGCCGTCGTCGGTCTCGCCGACGTGTCGCTGACGGCGCCCATCCCGCGCCCGCCGTCGATCCGTGATTCGCTGTGCTTCCTGGACCATATGCGCAACTGCCAGCAGGCCATGGGCGGGGGCCGGGTGCTCGCCGACACCTGGTATCGCATCCCGGCGTTCTACTTCGCTTGTCCGGCAACGGTTCTGGGGCCCTACGACGACGCGCCGACGGCACCCGGAAGTGCCTGGCAGGACTTCGAATTGGAAATCGCCGCGGTGATCGGAACCGGCGGCACGGACCTGACCGTCGAGCAGGCCGAGCAATCGATCGTCGGCTACACGATTTTCAACGACTGGTCCGCACGCGACCTGCAGATGCTGGAGGGCCAGCTGCGGATCGGACAGGCCAAGGGCAAGGACAGCGGAGTCACCCTCGGCCCGTATCTGGTCACCCCGGATGAGCTGGAGCCCTACCGCCGCGGCGGCAGGCTGCACCTGCAGGTCACCGCGTTGGTCAACGACACGGTGATCGGCACGGGTTCGACCGGGGCGATGGACTGGACGTTCGGCGAGGTGATTTCCTATGCCTCCCGCGGGGTGCTGCTGCGACCCGGCGACGTGTTCGGCTCGGGCACGGTGCCCACCTGCACGCTGGTGGAGCACCTGGGTGACCTCGAGTCGTTCCCGGGCTGGCTGCACGAAGGCGACGTGGTGACCCTGCGCGCCGAGGGACTTGGCGAGACGCGCCAGACCGTGCGCGTCAGCAAACCGCCCCATCCGCTGATGCCCCGCCGCAACCCCGACGCGCCGCCGGCGCGGGCCCGAGTGAATCGGGCCCCGGCGCGGGTCCCCTACACGCGGGGCCTACATGAAGTCGCCGACCGGGTATGGGCGTGGACGCTGCCGGACGGGGGGTACGGCTGGAGCAACGCCGGGCTGGTCGCCGGCGACGGGGCATCGCTGTTGGTGGACACGCTGTTCGACCTCGCGCTGACCCGCGAGATGCTGGACGCGATGAAGCCGATCACCGATCGTGCGCCCATCACCGACGCGCTGATCACCCACTCCAACGGCGACCACACCCACGGCAACCAACTGTTGGATCCCTCGGTGCGGATCATCGCCGCCCAAGGCACGGCCGAGGAGATCGCGCACGGCATGCACCCGGAGATGCTGGCCCGGCTGCAAACCGCGGACCTGGGCCCGGTCGCCACCGGCTATGCGCGAGACCGCTTCGGGCACTTCGGCTTCGGTGGCATCACGGTACGCAACGCCGACCAGACCTTCGAGCGTCAGTTGACTATCGAGGTCGGCGGGCGGCGAGTGGAACTGCTGAACCTCGGACCCGCACACACCGCAGCCGACTCGGTGGTGCACGTGCCCGAGGCCGGTGTGCTCTTCGCCGGGGACCTGCTGTTCATCGGCTGCACGCCGATTGTCTGGTCCGGCCCGATCGAGAACTGGATCGCGGCCTGTGACGCGATGATCGCGCTGGAGCCGTCCGTCGTGGTGCCCGGCCACGGCCCGGTCACCGACTCCGACGGAATCCGTGCCGTCCGCGGCTATCTCGTGCACATCAGCGAACAGGCCGAAGCCGCATACCGCAAGGGGTTGTCGTTCGTCGAGGCCGTCGACATCATCGACCTCGGTGAGTACGCGACCTGGCTGGACTCCGAACGGGTGGTCGTGAACATCTATCAGCGTTACCGCGAACTCGATCCGGCCACCCCGCGGCAGGAGTTGCTCGGGCTGCTGACCATGCAGGCCGAGTGGTTGGCCAACCGCTAG
- a CDS encoding TetR/AcrR family transcriptional regulator — MQAVGIDDIRDAAGVPLKRLYREFPSKAHLVRAVLQRRDADIRQAIVTFVEARAAEPRFQILAVFDFLYEWFSQPDFRGCMFINTAGELGGTSDDVARIVRHHKLAVRGYLDQLVKAAGYPAVLADQLLILANGAMVTAAINGTPESARHARDAAEALLTAQREGP; from the coding sequence GTGCAGGCGGTCGGCATAGACGACATTCGCGATGCCGCGGGCGTACCGCTCAAGCGGCTCTACAGGGAGTTTCCGTCGAAGGCGCATCTGGTTCGGGCGGTTCTGCAGCGGCGCGACGCCGACATCCGGCAGGCGATCGTCACATTCGTCGAGGCCCGCGCGGCCGAGCCGCGATTTCAGATCCTCGCGGTGTTCGACTTTCTCTATGAGTGGTTCTCGCAGCCGGATTTCCGCGGTTGCATGTTCATCAATACCGCCGGCGAGCTGGGGGGCACGTCCGACGACGTTGCCCGGATCGTGCGCCATCATAAGCTGGCGGTCCGCGGTTACCTGGATCAGCTCGTCAAGGCCGCCGGGTATCCGGCCGTGCTAGCTGATCAGTTGCTGATTCTGGCCAACGGCGCGATGGTTACTGCCGCGATCAACGGCACCCCGGAGTCGGCCCGGCATGCTCGCGATGCTGCCGAAGCGTTGTTGACGGCGCAGCGCGAGGGCCCGTAG
- a CDS encoding ATP-dependent DNA ligase, with the protein MGSAQVWPPGGEDGPRVTLTNADKVLYPATGTTKRDVFDYYTRIAEVMVPHIAGRPATRKRWPNGVDQPSFFEKQLASSAPDWLPRASVVHRSGTTTYPIIDSATGLAWIAQQAALEVHVPQWRFVAEWTRSEAEQLKPGPATRLVFDLDPGDGVTMAQLVEVAHAVRELISGIGLSTFPLTSGSKGLHLYAPLDEPVSSRGATVLAKRVAQQLEKTMPTLVTAIMTKSLRAGKVFLDWSQNNGSKTTIAPYSLRGRDQPTVAAPRTWDELHDPGLRQLRYDEVLVRVARDGDLLAPLDADLPAGDRLTKYRSMRDASKTPEPVPRSRPVVGQGNTFVIQEHHARRLHYDFRLERDGVLVSWAVPKNLPETASVNHLAVRTEDHPLEYATFEGTIPKGEYGAGKVIIWDAGTYDVEKFRDGAESAAEKGPQKGPQKGPRKGEVIVNLHGKRISGRYALIQTNGDQWLAHRMKEQQAFDFDTLAPMLTTHGSVDRLKAGQWAFEGKWDGYRLLVEADHGAVRLRSRSGRDVTKEYPQLRSLAADLADHHVVLDGEVVALDAAGVPSFNEMQNRVRATRIEFWAFDLLYLDGRSLLRAKYQDRRKLLETLGAAGHLTVPELLPGDGAEAMAYSRKRGWEGVIAKRRDSGYQPGRRSAAWIKDKHWNTQEVVIGGWRAGEGGRSSGIGSLLMGIPGPSGLHFAGRVGTGFTQRNLDSLKRTLAPLRTDENPFGASLPAREAKGVTFVEPTLVGEVRYSEWTPDNRLRQTSWRGLRPDKDPSEVVRE; encoded by the coding sequence ATGGGTTCGGCGCAGGTGTGGCCTCCGGGCGGGGAGGATGGTCCGCGGGTCACGCTGACCAACGCCGACAAGGTGCTCTATCCGGCGACCGGGACCACCAAGCGCGACGTCTTCGACTACTACACCCGCATCGCCGAGGTGATGGTGCCGCATATCGCCGGGCGTCCGGCGACCCGCAAGCGCTGGCCCAACGGAGTCGACCAACCTTCCTTCTTCGAAAAACAACTGGCGTCGTCAGCGCCGGACTGGTTGCCGCGGGCAAGCGTCGTGCACCGGTCCGGAACCACGACCTATCCGATCATCGACAGCGCGACGGGGCTGGCGTGGATAGCCCAGCAGGCGGCGCTCGAGGTGCATGTGCCGCAGTGGCGGTTTGTCGCCGAATGGACACGAAGCGAGGCGGAGCAGTTGAAGCCCGGCCCGGCTACCCGATTGGTGTTCGACCTGGACCCGGGTGACGGCGTGACGATGGCCCAGCTGGTCGAGGTCGCACATGCGGTCCGGGAGCTGATCAGCGGTATCGGGCTGAGCACCTTCCCGCTGACCAGCGGCAGCAAGGGTCTGCATCTGTACGCACCACTGGACGAGCCGGTGAGCAGCAGAGGCGCCACGGTGCTGGCCAAACGCGTTGCGCAACAACTGGAGAAGACGATGCCCACGCTGGTCACCGCGATCATGACCAAGAGCCTGCGGGCGGGCAAGGTGTTTTTGGACTGGAGCCAGAACAACGGGTCCAAGACCACCATCGCGCCGTACTCGCTACGCGGGCGCGACCAGCCGACGGTCGCCGCGCCCCGCACCTGGGACGAACTGCACGACCCGGGGCTGCGCCAGCTGCGCTATGACGAGGTGCTGGTCCGGGTCGCCCGCGACGGGGACCTGCTCGCGCCGCTGGATGCCGACCTGCCCGCCGGGGACCGGCTGACCAAGTACCGCAGCATGCGCGACGCGTCGAAGACCCCCGAACCGGTTCCTCGGTCCAGACCTGTTGTCGGCCAAGGCAATACCTTTGTCATCCAGGAGCACCACGCCCGCCGGCTGCACTACGACTTCCGGTTGGAGCGTGACGGCGTGCTGGTGTCGTGGGCGGTGCCGAAGAACCTGCCGGAAACCGCATCGGTGAACCATCTTGCGGTGCGCACCGAAGATCATCCGCTGGAATATGCGACATTCGAGGGCACGATCCCGAAGGGGGAGTACGGCGCCGGGAAGGTGATCATCTGGGACGCCGGCACGTACGACGTCGAGAAGTTCCGCGACGGGGCCGAAAGCGCGGCCGAAAAAGGACCCCAAAAAGGACCCCAAAAAGGACCCCGAAAAGGAGAAGTGATCGTCAACCTGCATGGCAAGCGAATCTCCGGGCGGTACGCGCTGATCCAAACCAACGGTGACCAGTGGCTGGCGCATCGCATGAAGGAACAGCAGGCCTTCGACTTCGACACCCTGGCTCCGATGCTCACCACACACGGTTCGGTGGACCGTCTCAAGGCGGGACAGTGGGCCTTCGAAGGCAAGTGGGACGGCTACCGGTTGCTGGTGGAGGCCGACCACGGCGCCGTGCGGCTGCGCTCCCGTAGTGGCCGTGACGTCACCAAAGAATATCCGCAATTGCGTTCGCTGGCAGCAGACCTCGCCGATCACCACGTGGTGCTCGACGGGGAGGTGGTCGCACTCGACGCCGCCGGCGTGCCCAGCTTCAACGAAATGCAGAACCGGGTCCGGGCCACCCGCATCGAGTTCTGGGCATTCGACCTGCTCTACCTCGACGGCCGCTCGCTGTTGCGTGCCAAGTACCAGGACCGGCGCAAGCTGCTGGAAACCCTGGGCGCCGCAGGCCATCTCACTGTTCCGGAGCTGCTGCCCGGTGACGGAGCCGAGGCCATGGCTTACTCGCGCAAACGCGGCTGGGAGGGTGTGATCGCCAAGCGGCGTGATTCCGGTTATCAGCCCGGCCGGCGTTCGGCAGCGTGGATCAAGGACAAGCACTGGAACACCCAGGAGGTCGTCATCGGCGGCTGGCGGGCCGGGGAGGGCGGTCGCAGCAGCGGCATCGGCTCGCTGCTGATGGGCATTCCCGGCCCTTCCGGGCTGCATTTCGCCGGCCGAGTCGGAACGGGCTTCACCCAACGCAACCTGGACAGCCTGAAAAGGACGCTGGCGCCCTTGCGCACCGACGAAAATCCTTTCGGCGCTTCGCTTCCGGCGCGTGAGGCTAAGGGCGTCACGTTCGTCGAGCCGACGCTGGTCGGCGAGGTGCGCTATAGCGAATGGACCCCCGACAATCGGCTGCGTCAAACGAGTTGGCGTGGGCTGCGGCCGGACAAGGACCCGAGTGAGGTGGTGCGGGAATGA
- a CDS encoding peroxiredoxin family protein translates to MAVTSTDTGYRFAHPTMATVLSDMRIPGTDPRPGDAIPEFSVTTTDGAVIDNASLRRDGRPALIVFGSLTCPITESAGDGLRELHARYGDRVRFIVINVREAHPGASTPQPRTYEQKAGHASRLKEHHRLPFEVATDDLDGTLHRAFGPRPSSAYLVDPSGEITFRAHWSNVTPAIEVAVAAAASGVRPPRAEVGQTVRAMARMTGHAGQALQTAGRGATRDTWKIAPPFAAMIAISRLFGFLPASRRGVAVMVTLASVTIAVGVAIAAFM, encoded by the coding sequence GTGGCCGTTACGTCGACCGACACCGGCTATCGCTTTGCCCACCCCACGATGGCGACCGTGCTCAGCGACATGCGAATCCCTGGTACCGACCCGCGCCCGGGCGACGCGATCCCCGAGTTCAGCGTGACGACCACCGACGGAGCCGTTATCGACAACGCGAGCCTGCGCCGTGACGGTCGGCCGGCGCTGATCGTGTTTGGCTCGCTGACGTGTCCGATTACCGAGAGCGCGGGCGATGGCCTGCGTGAGCTCCACGCGCGCTACGGCGACCGCGTTCGCTTCATCGTGATCAACGTCCGGGAGGCGCACCCCGGGGCGTCGACGCCGCAGCCCCGGACGTACGAGCAGAAGGCCGGCCACGCGTCGCGACTCAAGGAGCATCACCGGTTGCCGTTCGAGGTCGCCACCGACGATCTCGACGGTACCTTGCACCGCGCGTTCGGCCCTCGGCCGAGCTCGGCCTACCTGGTCGACCCGTCTGGCGAGATCACGTTCCGCGCCCACTGGTCCAACGTCACGCCCGCCATCGAGGTAGCCGTGGCAGCCGCGGCGTCCGGCGTTCGCCCGCCGCGTGCCGAGGTCGGCCAGACCGTGCGGGCGATGGCGCGGATGACCGGTCACGCGGGGCAGGCGCTCCAGACGGCCGGCCGCGGTGCCACCCGCGACACCTGGAAGATCGCCCCGCCGTTCGCGGCGATGATCGCCATTTCGAGGCTGTTCGGATTTCTCCCGGCCAGCCGCCGCGGTGTCGCGGTGATGGTCACCTTGGCATCGGTGACGATTGCTGTCGGGGTTGCGATCGCCGCGTTCATGTGA
- a CDS encoding STAS domain-containing protein, with protein sequence MSAVAKSTSLAVATRLEQSAVMLAVEGVLGAANSAALRDSIMKATLDEPTAVIVNVTGLQVPDDAAWSAFIGARWQADTRPNVPIVLVCASRAGRDAVTRSGVAAFMPVYPTEKGAIKAVGRLARRNVRHAQAQLPAHLNSLRESRQLVREWLTSWSKPGLIPVALVVVNVFVENVLKHTSSEPMVRVFSDGPTATIAVSDGSTAPAIRLKSPPKGIDVSGLAIVDALCRAWGSTPTSSGKTVWAIIGPENQL encoded by the coding sequence GTGAGCGCGGTCGCCAAGTCGACCTCGCTGGCCGTTGCCACTCGGCTCGAGCAGTCGGCAGTCATGCTGGCAGTCGAGGGAGTGCTCGGCGCGGCCAACTCGGCGGCGCTGCGCGACAGCATCATGAAGGCGACGCTCGACGAGCCGACCGCGGTGATCGTCAACGTGACCGGGCTGCAGGTTCCCGATGACGCTGCATGGTCGGCCTTTATCGGCGCACGCTGGCAGGCCGACACCCGGCCGAACGTTCCGATCGTGCTCGTCTGCGCCAGTCGTGCCGGCCGGGACGCGGTCACCCGCTCCGGAGTCGCGGCATTCATGCCGGTCTATCCCACCGAGAAGGGCGCGATCAAGGCCGTCGGCCGGCTGGCGCGCCGCAACGTCCGGCATGCCCAGGCACAACTGCCCGCACATTTGAACAGCCTTCGCGAGTCGCGGCAACTGGTTCGCGAATGGCTCACCTCCTGGTCCAAGCCCGGGCTGATCCCTGTCGCGTTGGTGGTCGTCAACGTATTCGTCGAGAACGTGCTCAAACACACCAGCAGTGAGCCGATGGTACGGGTGTTCAGCGACGGTCCGACGGCGACGATCGCGGTCTCCGACGGCAGCACTGCACCGGCCATACGGCTGAAATCTCCGCCCAAGGGCATCGACGTGTCCGGCCTGGCCATTGTCGATGCGTTGTGCCGTGCGTGGGGCAGCACTCCCACATCGTCCGGCAAGACGGTCTGGGCGATCATCGGCCCGGAAAACCAGCTCTAG
- a CDS encoding enoyl-CoA hydratase/isomerase family protein codes for MAAVELQTLEDDIALVTLNRPGLLNAIDGSLIDAMDGVLDVLNRAEFRVAILTGAGRGFCAGADLSGTGEPWVKAKPASPAFKANYDSQVRLADLYVRLYELPIPVIAAVNGAAVGGGLAFALHCDIRIASELARFGSVFIKAGFSSMDMGTSYLLPKIVGAGVARELMLTGRIIDAAEAYRIKLVHEVVAPDDLMPATLAKAREIAANNAFGVWQTKIGLNTALDAPSLRHAIEIENRTQMLTGFTDNPAEAAKAHREKRAPKWDPL; via the coding sequence ATGGCCGCAGTCGAATTGCAGACGCTCGAAGATGACATCGCGCTGGTCACGTTGAACCGGCCCGGGCTGTTAAACGCCATTGACGGCTCGCTGATCGACGCGATGGATGGGGTGTTGGACGTGCTCAACCGGGCCGAATTCCGGGTGGCGATCCTCACCGGAGCCGGACGGGGATTTTGCGCCGGCGCCGACCTGAGCGGCACCGGCGAACCGTGGGTCAAGGCCAAGCCGGCCAGCCCCGCATTCAAGGCCAACTACGACTCCCAGGTGCGGCTGGCCGATCTCTATGTGCGGCTCTACGAGCTGCCCATCCCGGTGATCGCCGCGGTCAACGGTGCCGCCGTCGGGGGCGGGCTGGCGTTCGCGCTGCACTGCGACATCCGGATCGCTTCCGAGCTAGCCCGGTTCGGCTCGGTGTTCATCAAGGCCGGCTTCTCGTCGATGGACATGGGCACCAGCTACCTGCTACCGAAGATCGTCGGCGCCGGAGTGGCGCGGGAACTCATGCTGACCGGACGCATCATCGACGCGGCCGAGGCCTACCGCATCAAGCTGGTCCACGAGGTGGTGGCGCCGGACGACCTGATGCCGGCGACGCTGGCCAAGGCTCGCGAGATCGCCGCGAACAACGCTTTCGGCGTGTGGCAGACCAAGATCGGGCTCAATACTGCGCTGGATGCGCCCAGCTTGCGGCATGCCATCGAGATCGAGAACCGCACCCAAATGCTCACCGGCTTCACCGATAACCCGGCCGAAGCCGCCAAAGCGCATCGGGAAAAGCGGGCACCAAAATGGGATCCACTGTGA